A region of the Lycium barbarum isolate Lr01 chromosome 1, ASM1917538v2, whole genome shotgun sequence genome:
gtttttgagtgtttggctggccagcttaaagtcattttgtgtttaaaataagcctaaaaaaataattgggtccgtttggcttagcttatctaaaacaacttataagctaaaaaaaaaagttgggccaccccaacttattttttttggcttataagctgttttcagcttataagctgctttttttaagcccatccaaacaggctcaaagtCTAGACCTTTAAGTTGGCTCAATACCATAATTCACGGGTTAGAGATTCAACATGTTTGTGTACTACCTAAGTCGTCAGTGTAGTTACGGTCACTGAAGCCTAAAGGTTgtgtatgcgtcttcaaagctacgggtaaaggtCATAAACCGGCCTATAGATGGGCAAAAGCACTAAGTTgggccccacgccacactccACCATCTTGATGCTCGTCCCGCCAAatcattggctctgataccagttgttggactaaaacggcccaaagatactcttaacatgatgtgatattgtccgctttgggccaagcccgcacggttttcccctAAAggtctcacatcattaagagtgtccaacaccttataagtagctcctttttctttttagctaccaatgtggtactttattCGCACACCCAAGCACAAAATTTATTCAAAAGCAGTAAAACAAAATTACTGCAGTCCAAAAGCAAATATTCTAACACTCCTCCTTGATTTTGGAACTACAAATTCTAGACTTGACTGGAATTGACTTCGTGAACAAATCTGCCAATACATCTTTGGTCTTGCAGTTAGCTTGATTCATACCTCCAAGTTGCAGCTCTTGATTGTCAACAAATTCTGGCACGTGTTCATCTTTTGTTGGATTAAATGAGAAGTTTTTACCTCTCATTTTAACTCGTAAAATCTCCTGCTTAATGGCATCAAAGATTCGACAGTACTTGTCTTTGAAtatcaatttaaatcctttttcCACTAGCTGGCCAACACTTAACAGATTTTGATCAATATCAGACACGTAAAGAACATCTGATATTATTTTTGTACCTAAAAGCAACAGTCCCTTTTCCTTTTGCAGGAATATAGTCACCATTCCCGATTCTTACTTTTTTGTTTCTCATAGACATaaactctttaaaaaaaattttGTCATATGTTATGTGGTTTGTACAACCACAATCAATcatccaaaaatcagatttttttgtTGAAAAATATGTTGCCACAAACAAGTGGTCTTCTTCTTCATTGTCGACTTGGCATTTGCTTCATATTCTGGAGATTTGTATTTGCAAATCATTGCTTTATGATCAAGTTGGTTGCAGATCTTGCACTGTGCATCTGGCCTTCTTTTTTGTCACAGTGCTGACAAGGTGGGTAATTTTTATTTGAATTATTACCTTGGCTTTGAGTTTTGTGGTTGGCTATCGAGGCTCCTTCAGCCACCATCTTGCCTCACAAGCCTCTTTGCTTTTATGCCTGCAATGTATTTAGCAATTCTGCAAGGTAATCTTGGACAGATCTTTTGTGTTTTCAAAGGTAGTTATGGATACTTCATATCTTTCGGGCATCGTAACAAGAATTTTTTCAACAATTGTTGAATCTTTAAATTTAGTTCCAAGCAACCTTACCTTGTTAACAATGCCAAGAAGCCGGTCTAAGTACTCTTTGGCGGTCTCAGATTCCTTCATCTTTTgcaattcgaattcccttattaAATTTAACACCTTCATGCTTTGTATCTTTCATCTCCTGTGTATTCTTCCTTCAGATAATCCCAAATTTCTTTTGCTGTTTTGAGAGCCATAACTCTCATGAAAATTGTTGCAGACACACTAGCAAACAAAGTTGCTTTCGCCTTTGATTTTCTGATTTTGTTTTCCCTTTGGCTTTTGATCTGAGCCACCGTGGGATTATTTGGCAGCAGAAGAACATCATAATCCTCTTCCACGGCCTCCCAAAGATCTAAAGCCTCAAGATAAGTCTCCATTCTTACTGCCCAGAGATGGTAATTCTCACCATCAAAGACAGGAGGAGTTATTTGAGAAAAGCTATTTTCAGAATCCATCTCACTCACAGGTCCCTCAAGAAAATGACTTTGATACCAATTGTTGGTTTTTAACAAAGAAACGTAGAAAATAACAAAGAAAAAATAATGAGAGAAAAATATAATGCAACGCAGTCAAAGAGAATTATTTTAACAATTTTCTTGCTCATTACTGCTTTCACAATTTTGGAATAAGATCTTTTTGTAAGACTTTAAAAAGATTGTGGAGAAGAATATTCAAAAAACGTATAGTGGTAGCTTTTGTTCTTATTTAAAGAATTGTAAATATACTATCAGGAAAGTAGTCTTTAAAAAATGAAAAGTAGTTTTTAggaaaacaaaattaaaaatgatttccaaaTATCCTGCTAAGCAATAGGCTCTACAATTTCATTTGTTCTTTACTGGGTGCTCTTTTTTAAATGTCAATGTGAAAAGACTTTGCAACTGCCTTTTTTGGAGTTAATTTTTAAGATGGTGATCTAATTTAATAAAACTTACTAGTAAATTATTCTTTTTGACCTCTATAAAGTCTCTCAAGTTTATACATATACTAGTTAATTGACCAGCGCTTCGCGCGGTTAGACATTTCATTTTGTAACTTAATAGATGTAAATAAAGATGAGAAAGATTttataatacaaaaaataaaagtatTTAATCTTAGACAAACATTAATAAGATGAAAAAtttaaaagtagaaggagaagATACATatgcaataaaataaaaaggatttttttttattgggaaGGGAAGCTAACCCAATTTCATAGAGAGAAAAGTTATGCAATAAGTCTTGTCGCTCTTCCTTCTCGTTTAAATGCTATTCAGAAATAGTGTTATCAATTTATAATAAGATTATGTAAACAATACAGTTAAACTCTCTTTACCTAATATCTTTAGAATATAATGATTTTATTAACATATGAATGGATCATTAGTAAAATGAACACCCCAtttatacatttttcatactaAGAGGCTATATTTAAACTcaagtttctattttattttcaGTTTGTAAGAGAGTAATATAAGAGGTAAAACCAAAATATTCTCGATGCATATAGTTAATCTTCTAAGGTCAAAGAGGGCTTCTTGTTCTTCATTAATCGTCAATTTCTTGGTCATGCCTGCGCACAATCTGACCCATCCTTGTCCCTTGCACTTTCTTGTTTGACGGGGTAGCTAGTATACAATTATACATGTTGATCTCTAAACAAAAATTGTTCTTTTAGCTAATTATAGGCCCGGTAATAGCAAAGGTAAATTTGTTATATTGTAAATTTTTTGACGTgtagaaataaataaatataaattatttCAAAGAAATCAAAATAAGAAAGGTAGGCATAATATTATCTATAACATGAAATGTTAGCGTTATGAAGTAAATCATGGAAGAGGTTGTTGAAATTATCCCTAATTAATATAtagaacattaaaaaaaaaaagcatcatATAGAACATTAAAAAAAGGCATCATAGTATTTCCCCAAGTATCTAGAAAAATAAATTTGTTTAGACAACAAAAAATTAATCTTGAAATATGGCATACACAGTACAGTTGGTTAATGTTACAATATCACAAAAAGGCATTTCAACAAAATAGTGATCCCAAAACGATACTAAAATAACAAAATTGTTATACCAATTTAAGAATTTCAGAAATTTAATATATGAAATGATATTTTTCAAATACTCTAATCTTAGAATAACAAACAGTAAGTTTTTGTAAAAATTACCAtatctttaagttttttcctAGAAAATAATGCAGCATACAAGTTTATAACATTACATAATTGTACTTTGCCAAACTTAAATTTTCAATAACTAAAAAATTCAATCAAACCATAACTTTAATTATTAACCATAATAGGAAAAAAGAGATATTTTTTTGCGCAATAATCAACTTACGAACAAATATTAAACAAAAGTTTGTTGATATATCCAAACATTCAACATATAACAAATCAACAAAAATGcacaaatctcaatacctatatCAATGAAGGGGTTTTATAAAAAGTTGCTCGATATTTTGGTAAATGACAGATGAAATAATGAATTTAAATAAACTTGACAATGACAGGCAAAATCTTAGTGAATAAAGTAACACCAATTAAACATCTTTCTCCAAAATCAAAACAAACTTTAAAATATTTCTAAAAATAAATCAAATATTCATCATCTTTTGATACCAAAGGGTCAAATAATTTTCGAATTGTTGACATACCTTTTATTTTGTTGGGGAGAAGTTGTTTTCTAACTGAAAGTTGAACTTAATAGGAAAAGTGAACTAATGTGGGACTCTAATGGAAATTTTCATTGAAAACTGATTTGAGCCACAACCCTTTGTTGTTGAAACCATATGGTTGCTGAAGAGATGCAACGGTTCAgcttccttcctttttttttttgttgaatttgaACGAAGTAATTGATAATTAATAGAAAATTGTGGAGAAAAGGCCAAAAAAcaggaaaaaagataaatacccATTCTAAAACGTGAGAACGCTACGTCACCAGGTCTATgtcttgtaattatatatatatataggggagatttATTATCGATAGACCAAATTATTCTTCAATTGAATTTCATCAATTAAAAACTCTATGGGGGAGATTTATTATCGATAGAAAATCCAAAAGGTGTATGTAGATTTGGTGTAACAATTTTAATTTGAGGAATTAACTCGCCTTTCTTGATACTAGACAAACTACACTAGGAAGGAAGCTCCGAAGATGGCATAAGAAAGAGCAGATTTTGGATCCCCAAACACAATCACTCGGGCATCCCCCCTGACCCCATAGGGAATGGAAATTATGTCTCTCCGAAGTTTGAAAATCTATGAAAGGACATCTATAGCTAAGGTAACGAAGAAAAGAAAATACACTGCAGAGAAAAGTTGGTGATTTCCTCTCGCCAGGGCTTTCGAGAGACATATAAGAAGAAACATCAAATGTATCCTAGCCTTCCAGGGACTTCAGCATGAATTAAAACTGCACCTGATCagtaactacaactagatttgtTACAGTGCAAGTGTCATGATCCTTATTCTGAACTAACATCTGAAATTGCATTTCTGAGCTAAGATTGGAATTATCCAAGGGCATATAAAACCACGATTCTCAACAATTCAAAAGAAAATGTAGGCAATTATGCATCCAGCTTGATAAATAAATGGTTGTATATTGTTATAAGAATCACCCGGTACATTTTTGCTACACAACTATTTAGTAATAAGCTCAAACACAAACATAGAGCAGCCATTCATTCATTTTCACATACCAACATTCCATTATCTTCAATCTCCACTCAGAATATCACTAAGACAACATACCAGTATGGTATTAACTTCAGCTGCTCGCAACGAGAAGACGCCTATGCCATTTTACCTGCTGTGAGACTTCCAACAAACTAAGAAGCATGACGAGTAATATCAAGGTAACCAGAAATATAGGTATCACATTTTACTTCATCCTTTTAACTGAAAATATGTTTCTCAACCATCTTGCTGAACTAGTGGTGCCCACTCCGACTTTATTCCTCTTGGTCTTGGTAGCTTCGTACGTTTTGGATCCCTCTACTCGACACCCTGCTACAATTTCTCTTACTAGTCTGAGTCTTCGATTTGCGGTGCCCTGGAAAGGGAACACAGAGGACGACGCAGCTTGAGCTTCATGCGGTGATATTTCCGAAGATTCAGGCCTGCTGTGGACCATGGAAATAGGTCTGGCATCAAGTGAAGAATCATCTAGTGTAATGATATCATCTTTCATTATATCAGCAAACCAGTCCTCTTCGCCATCACAATCCTGGAATCCGTACAGCAGAATATTAGGAGCCAACCAAGAAATGGTTTGCAATTCAAGCATATGCCATTAGGGTAAAAACTTATCTGCACCCAGTGTCTACTCCAAGCCAATAGAGGCATGACATGTGCTACAGAGTTCTAGCACTTAACTATGGTTAATTAACATGTATTCTCACCTCATCAAATCACTTACACTATAATAAGTTTACACGGTTTGGTGTAAATACCATGTGCGGGTAAGTATTACCAGTCATAAGGCTTAGTATGGAAGGGTCAACTGTAAGTTAATAATGGAGATGAACACAAAAGACAGACAAAGTTATGTTTTCACTTAATATCTTCATTTCTGAAAGAAACTATATTTGGCGTAGTATGGAAAGGGTCAAGCCACAGCAACGTATGCTGACACATTTACAAATGAGCAAACAGAAAATGGCGGTAAAACCAAGACCTTGAATTGGCCAGAGGAATCGTGCTCAGAGAACTCTTTAATTGGTTGATCAGATTCTGATCCAGAGTCGATCTGCTCAACCGAATGGGAGTGAAAACTGCTGCTACCCTCCTTTGAACAGCAATCCCCTACATTGACCAATTCCAAGCTGTCTACTTGTCCTGCTCCAGACAGAGCAGTTGCAGTATCAGTAGCAGCCGGTTGATTCCTCTGATTTCCTGGGGTGTCATTCAAATGAAGCTCGCTATTCTTCCGGAGACGACAGACAACCATAGAATCCTGTATAACATATCAGACCAAACACTCAAAGCACTTTATTGATGTAGAGGATGTATTACAGCAAATGAACTATCTCATTGAGCAAAACAACATGAAATATGATAGGCTCAACAAGAATCTACGAAGTTGCAGAAAGTGATGAACATTTGAATCAAGAAAGAAAAACTATGATGAACATTTGAATCAAGAAAGAAAAACTATGGCATAGACATCCCACCAGATGTTACAGTTAATGATTTAGCAGAAGTAGCTCCAAGTGAATCTTCTCTCTTGAATAATATCACCACTCAAACATGGCGCAATACAGTGAACATTCCAGGTGagaaatatttattttttgttgattTCTGTTCTAAACAGTAAGAAAATTATTGTGATAACATGTTAACTTAAACAAATTGCTGCGTCATGTTTCTTCTCTCATATCAGACATTATAGCATCTATGCTAACCATTGTTTTTTCTCCCTTTCGGTAAACCACAATTAGCAAACCATTCACCATCACATA
Encoded here:
- the LOC132604008 gene encoding NAC domain-containing protein 89-like isoform X2 gives rise to the protein MEDGHVSTSSRNENNETVPSNNNNNNNVEISIATASSMFPGFRFSPTDEELISYYLKKKLEGSDKCVEVISEVEIWKHEPWDLSDNEWFFFSPRGRKYPKGSQSKRATESGYWKATGKERNVKSGANIIGTKRTLVFHTGRAPKGQRTHWIMHEYCMSGNINYQDSMVVCRLRKNSELHLNDTPGNQRNQPAATDTATALSGAGQVDSLELVNVGDCCSKEGSSSFHSHSVEQIDSGSESDQPIKEFSEHDSSGQFKDCDGEEDWFADIMKDDIITLDDSSLDARPISMVHSRPESSEISPHEAQAASSSVFPFQGTANRRLRLVREIVAGCRVEGSKTYEATKTKRNKVGVGTTSSARWLRNIFSVKRMK
- the LOC132604008 gene encoding NAC domain-containing protein 89-like isoform X3 — encoded protein: MLKYSLFFLKAKSVIQSDNEWFFFSPRGRKYPKGSQSKRATESGYWKATGKERNVKSGANIIGTKRTLVFHTGRAPKGQRTHWIMHEYCMSGNINYQDSMVVCRLRKNSELHLNDTPGNQRNQPAATDTATALSGAGQVDSLELVNVGDCCSKEGSSSFHSHSVEQIDSGSESDQPIKEFSEHDSSGQFKDCDGEEDWFADIMKDDIITLDDSSLDARPISMVHSRPESSEISPHEAQAASSSVFPFQGTANRRLRLVREIVAGCRVEGSKTYEATKTKRNKVGVGTTSSARWLRNIFSVKRMK
- the LOC132604008 gene encoding NAC domain-containing protein 89-like isoform X1, translating into MEDGHVSTSSRNENNETVPSNNNNNNNVEISIATASSMFPGFRFSPTDEELISYYLKKKLEGSDKCVEVISEVEIWKHEPWDLSAKSVIQSDNEWFFFSPRGRKYPKGSQSKRATESGYWKATGKERNVKSGANIIGTKRTLVFHTGRAPKGQRTHWIMHEYCMSGNINYQDSMVVCRLRKNSELHLNDTPGNQRNQPAATDTATALSGAGQVDSLELVNVGDCCSKEGSSSFHSHSVEQIDSGSESDQPIKEFSEHDSSGQFKDCDGEEDWFADIMKDDIITLDDSSLDARPISMVHSRPESSEISPHEAQAASSSVFPFQGTANRRLRLVREIVAGCRVEGSKTYEATKTKRNKVGVGTTSSARWLRNIFSVKRMK